The region CGCTTCCTTGCCGGTCTCTTCCGCCTCGGCGAGCAAGCGGGCATTGAGATCGGCGAAATCGGCCTTGGCCATATAGACCTCTCCGCGCACCTCGAACACGTCCGGCGCGCTGTTCGGCAGGGTCTGCGGGATATCGCCGATCGTGCGGACGTTGGCGGTGACGTCCTCGCCAACCTGCCCGTCGCCGCGCGTGAGCGCCTGGACGAGGCGACCGCCTTCGTAGCGCAGCGAGCAGGACAGGCCGTCGATCTTCGGTTCGGCGGTCAGCGCGACGGGCTCGCCCTCGGGCAGCTTCAGGAAGCGGCGAACGCGCGCGACGAACTCGATCACCTCATCGTCGCTGAACGCGTTGTCGAGGCTCATCATCGCCTTGGCATGCGCAACCTTGGCGAGATGCGCGGCCGGCGCGGCACCGACCTTCAGGCTCGGCGAATCGGTGCGGACGAGATGGGGGAAGGCGCGCTCGATCGCGGCGTTGCGGCGGGTGAGCGCGTCATAGTTCGCGTCGGAAATCTCCGGCGAGTCATCGGTGTGATACAGCGTGTTGTGGCGCGCGATCTCGGCGGCGAGGCTCGCCAGCTCGTCGGCAGCGGACTCGTCGGTGTCGGGCAGGGGCGCAGTCATGCCGCGGAGCTAAACCTCGCGCGGCTGCGATACAACTGCCACCAGCACCCGACTGTCCTGAGCTTGTCGAAGGACCGTCCTTCTTTTCACCCGAAGACAGAAAAGACAGTGCTTCGACAGGCTCAGCACGGACGGTTCAGGTAAAGAGGCGATTCAGATGAGGAGACTAATCCTCTTCGCCAGCCATCGCCTTGGCTTCCTCGTTGACGGAGCGGCGCTCGGCGGTCTTTTCCGCGCGGGTCGCCATTTCGTCCCAGGCCTTGGCGGCGCGGGCCCAGCGGTCGCGGACATTGTCCAGAATGGCGGAATCGGCGTCGGCTTCCGCCTGGCGGGCGCGATCGCGATAGAACATGGCGGTGGTATTCATGGACGCTCTCCGGACTGGAATGAAAGCGCGGGCGACGGAGGATTCCGCCGCCCGCGCAGATCATTCACGCGGAAGCGAGGTTGACCGCGGACATCTTGCCGCGACGGTCCTGCTCCAGCTCGTAGGAAACGCGCTGTTCCTTGTCGAGCGTACGCATGCCGGCTGCCTCGACGGCGCTGATGTGAACGAAGGCGTCGTTGCCGCCATCTTCGGGCGCAATGAAGCCATAGCCCTTGTCAGCGTTGAAAAACTTTACGGTGCCGATCGGCATAGGTATTTCCTTGGGTAGACGGAGCCGGAAAGAAAGACCGAGAGCGCCGCCCGGCTCCAGCCGGTGCGCCTCGAAACGGATCGTGCGAAAACACGACACGGATGGGATGGAAGAGGGTTGGCGAGAGGGCTGAAATCGGCTCCGGGGCTTACGACAAGCGGGAGCGCGTGGGTCTCTCAGCCGTGCGATGCTTGGGGGCAATCTCGCGCGATGGACTCGGTGTAGCAGATCGTTACGCGATTGTCGCGATATTTACGTGAGGGCGATTTTCCGGTGGTTTTTCCGGGCGCCGGCAACCTCGTCACCTCAAATCCGTTCGCCCTGAGCCAGTCGAAGGGCGTGTTCGGGGCAGGCTTCGACAAGCTCGGCACGATCGGAAGAATGGGGCAGACGCGGCGGCGCGGACCAAGCAGGCCTCACGCCGTCTCCAGCAATCGCAGCGCCTGCGCGCGCGCCTCGTCCGTCACCGTGGCACCCGAGAGCATGCGGGCGATCTCCTCGCGCCGTTCGGCCTCGTCCAGTCCGCGCACGCCGGTGCGGGTGACGGTGCCGTCATGGCTCTTGGCGATCAGCAGGTGGCGCCGCCCGCGTGCCGCGACCTGC is a window of Sphingomonas sp. Leaf357 DNA encoding:
- a CDS encoding cold-shock protein; amino-acid sequence: MPIGTVKFFNADKGYGFIAPEDGGNDAFVHISAVEAAGMRTLDKEQRVSYELEQDRRGKMSAVNLASA